The sequence below is a genomic window from Harpia harpyja isolate bHarHar1 chromosome 3, bHarHar1 primary haplotype, whole genome shotgun sequence.
AAAGTCCCGCTTGGCTGGTGGTTATTTCTCAGAGCTGCCCTGAAGGCAGTGAAGCACCACTGATGGTTGGACATGCCCCAGCTGCTTGTTTTGTAGGTCTGAGCATTCCCAGAAAGATCTCTCTCTGAGAAGGTATCAATTCACATGGACGCTCTGGGGGTGGGGGTCCAGTTCAGCAATTGCAGCCTGCGCCGCCCCAGACTGTACTGGAAGGACTGGAAAGGGTGCAGTTTGACCGCTTTTCCTAAGGCCTGCGATGCTTTACCTTCCAAGTGACAGCCTGCACTCAGAGCGCTGATGGAGGGTGTGAGACATAGGGATGAGCCGTCAGTGAGACCCAGGATGCCTTCCTCAGCCCAAGGGAGTGCAAATCCATCTTCCTTCCTCCCATGAGGGTGCCCCGAGTGACTCATTTTGACTCATGTGGGTGGGTCACTTGCTGCCCTTCTTGTTGAAGCTGTGAAATTGTGcagaaaggaggctgagggagggAGAACTGTGCTGCATTTGCTCTTCATTCTGCAATGGGGACACTCACCCGGGGAGCAGGATCCTGAGgtgagctcggctgccagggttGCATGCATGTTTCATGTTAAGGCATTCATTGATAAAACATCCCTTTCTTTGAAGAACATTGGCAGGAAGGGATGCTGGCTCCACATGGATGAAGGTTTCTTCTGGAAGGTCTATATGAGGAATAATTTCAGAGATACACCTGTCTTCAGTGTTTTCTCTTGTCTAAAGTAGCTGCTTAGTTGAGATAGGATTCTAGATCTCATTGGGAAGACCAGCTATGTAACTTTCTAGGTATATACAACTTTTTTATATTAAGTAACTTAAGACAAAAGTCCAGAAGACATCATTGCGATCATCTAATCTGATTTCCTGTAGAACAAAAAATAGAATTGCAGTAAATcgattaattttttaataatagcaTACCCAGATTTATTTTAGGTACCAGACAGCATCCCGACTTCCTTAATTCCCAGCAAAGGAAATCTTTCAAGCCATCCCATTAATTAATTGCCCTTGCCATGTATGCTTGTGTGTCTTTGTAATCTGAGTATGTCTAGTTTTATAGTGACTGATTATCTTGATACCCTTGTCTTTGGGACTGGGTagtctttttcttcctcatcctccttccaTCTTGCTGAATAGGTGTTATGGACTGTGATGAAGCTACTGTGGCCTTCTCTATATTGTGCAGGCAGCACTTTTTTGGGAAAACCATGTGTTTTCCAGTTTTGTAATTACTGCTTTCTCCAGGATATAGTCTCAAGAAGTTTAAGGTAAGCTAGCTTGTGTTGTTAGTTACTGTCCTAATTGCTGCATGCATGTTTTGAGCCTGGAGTGGGTTCAGGGAGAGTTTATCACTGAAAATAGCTTGTTTATCTGCCCATACTCGCCTATAGGCACATAGCCATACCTCTCTGTAGGTGCATAGCTCCTCCATGCACTGAGTTAGACACTGCATTGCAATTAAGAGTTTGGTTGTCTCAGTCCCTTTGGGTATCTAACCCCAAGTGAACGACTGCAGAAGGAGAGTAGCTTGAGGAAAGTGCGCTGCATAAACAACCATTGAGAGCAATAGGTGTCAGTAGGGGGGCAGAGAGAGGATTTCAGAGACGTAGGGGCAATGGAAGGAAGGGGTACATTAATCGACGTATGCATTTACATTGCATGTTAGAGGAAGTACCAGCAGCTTCTTTTTATACATCTAAATGATGGCCAGACCAGATGTAACTTGCCAGCCTAGATGGGGTGCTCAGAGCTCATCCCTCTGGAAGTGGGGGACATCGAGGCCAGGAGGGTCCCCCTTGGCTGGAGGGACCGCTTGGTTCCCAGCAGTGTTGCTGGAGTAGCTTCGCTGACTGCCAAGTCAGGCTGTGGCCACTAGCTCATGTATAAACATCTACACTGTAGATGGTTAAAACCAGTGAGACAAATCCTGCTAAATCCAGCATAATCTCATTTTGTACGTGAAAGCGTGTACGCTGTAAAGGAAAATCTTCCCTATTGCTTCCAAAGGTAGAGCAAACAATTCATCCAGGCTGGTTACACAATCAGCATGTACGGCTCTACGACCTGTTAACATGTACAGTGTGGAAGTGCTGAGGGCTTTCTGGCTGAATACTTGGGATAAGACAACTAAAGAATGGAGTATTCAAACTCCTAATAGCTTTACTTTTGACTTAAGAAGAGCAAAGAGAGAACTGCTGTTGGCCTCAGGTCTTTTAGGGtttattttttgcagaaattattGTGATCCAGACACAGTAACTGACACTCAAAGCTTCTCAGAGTTGAATTGAGTCATTAGTGACAAAGGTGGAGTAAAGTACTCAGTtctcaagcaaataaaaaatgtatGTAATTGGTAATTCTTTGTGGGAATACTACAGTGTATGGGGAAAATGCCCATTTTGGGAGGGGGAGGTTGTACTATGTGCATTTATATTACAATATAAATTCATTCTGTTTTGACTGTTTTAGTATACTGCTTATATGAAGTTTTAAGTTGCTGGCAGGTATTTATTTTGGAGAGTATAAGTGAAATACTCCATTTACTGCTTTGAAGCTCCAGCAAACTCATTGATTTTGACACTTCTAATGACAGCTTAGTCCTTTCAgcaatgctgctgtttgttttaaagaattctATCCTGCTATATATTGCTCACATCTCTAGTatggactgatttttttctcccagcactCTATCTGCTCCTGCTGGAGAGGGTGGGATGTGTGGTGGGGCAAAACACTCAGAAGCATCTCAGTAATTCAGCCTGTGTTGGCAGGGCACGTCTCCTTCCTGAGCTGGGAGGAGACCTCTTCCAGGCACCTCTGGCTCCAGCAGCCTTCAGATGTCAATGTTGTGCTATTCTGAATACGGTAGTCATGTAGCAGAGACTGTGCTTGTGCATGGTTCTCCTCCTTCTCCGTAGGCAGGGTACAGAGTAGAAAGTATTCAACGTTTACTTGGGGAAGATACGGTTCTTCAGGCTTATAATCCAAGATACCTGCTTTAAATGCAGTTTCCTGCTGAAGCTTGCCTAAGCACCACCGTCAAATGAACCTGTAGCGATAACTGCTCACCACAGCCAAGACAACTGAGGCAGGACATCAAACAAGGCCATGTCAGTTGGCACGTTCCATGTCCTGGTGGCTAAGAATGCCGAGGCGTGTCAGTGAAGGGATGGTGTCCCCTTTGGGTGCTTGCAAACTTGGTGATGCCGTGCTACTGGGGGTACTTTGTAGACTGGTCCTCAGTGGAGGATGACTCACAGTTACcacagctgtttggttttttggtttgggggatttttcaccccccacccccactttcATTAGATGAATGGTTTAATTAGAGTGACTGTTCTGAAGCCCTCAAGAGTTTAAATTTTGGACTTGTAGGAActataaagaaaaatgtgaaaggcCTTATCTAGCACTAAATACCAatcaaaattagaaattttaCTATACTTAGGCCCATACATACTATTGCCTCATAATCATTGTTAGAATGattttgtgattaaaaagaaGTGAATCCTCTCTTTCTGCCTGCAGTTCACTGGCAGCAAGCATGCCTGCTCTTCACCGTCGTCCGGAGAAACCAGCTCCATTTAGTAGTAGGCTTCGTCAGTGTTTCCAGCGGGTTTGGTTTTGCCTGCACACTTTGTGTAGCTCAGGAGAGTGTCATGTTGGTGAGGCTGTATTATGTGCTAGCGCTGGCCTCCCTCTTTTACCCGTCCTCTTGCCGGGATGGAGGGAGGCCCTCTGCAGCCTGGGTGATGCTGTAGCACAGTAGAAGTTCTCATAGTTCTGAAATAACTGGGAGTTTTGCATACAGTGGTTTTGGAAGACAGGTCCCATTCCAAAAATAAACAGTTCCAAATACAGGACAGTTTTTCCAGGCCTTGGGTTTTGTGTACGATGACCCTCTATCTGTGTCCTAGTGGTGTGCTGTTCTTTCCAAGTTATTTTGACCTGTCTTGTCATGAATAGATGTTTTACAGCAATGCTATTAGCTGTAGTGTGGGCAGACTGTGAATGCTATAAGCAAATTGGAAATTGAACATAAATTTTGTGAAATTATTGCAATGTCATGTCAAATTATTGCAATGTGTGACTTTACATGACAAAAACACATTGGTGATGGAAGCAGATTACAGTATGGATCTAcggtggttttgtttgtggtaTGCGTACAGCTTCCCATGTAACTTCTCAGTCATGGTTCCAttcaaaacactgaattttttgtAGAAATTAAGGTCTTCATGAGAACTGCTCAGAGCAAAACATTGGCAATAGAGTAGAAGTATTAACAATAATCCAAAATCACTGTTATCAAtgattctatttaaaaaaaaaaaaaaaaaacaatcaaacaaaaaacttcTGCCAGTTTTTGACCGTGCAGTGGAAGTGCTGACTGGATTCGGAACACAAGGTCTGGGAACTCTGTgttccagttttattttcttttggttcaGAAATCTTAACCCCTTGATTGTAGAAGTACCACCTAAAATTCCTCGTGTTCTTACCATGCCTGGGTAACTTCTTTGTAGCTGATGCAGTTCTCATCTCCCATTCTCCAAAGGCTAAATCCTGCATCTGGGGGGAACCCTGTACCAGAAAAGAGTTTTTGGGTAAAGAGACAAACAGAAAAGCTTATAGTTACAAATTATGTAATTCTTGTAATGCtgcttcttccactgcagcaGGATATCAAACATTTTAATTTGGAGAGGTTCTGTGCTCTTTAGCTGTGGTATCTTTATGCGTCAGTGACTTCCTTATTGCCACTGCCAGAGAGGGAGAGCTCTCCTCCTAACCTGTTCTTCTGAACTCTGGCACTCAGTTGTTTAGGATTTTATGTCTTTATTTAGCATTAGTGTTTTTGAATCGTGGAATTAATGTTGGGTCTTGAATAAACTTAAAAGAAGTAAAGCTGTAGCAGCTAGGAAATGGGGTATGACTTtgctttattaatttctttgacctgtcactgtaaaaaaacccaccactgaaAGCCCTGCTGAATGATGTTGGATGCTTCACTGCACCAGCAGTACTTTTTAAGTATTGACTTCTGTggctcttgagaaaaaaaaaattttaaaaagctacctTTGATATTCTAGAAAATCTAATAATTTAGGTAGCAAGATATTTCTTAGCTTCGCTGCTGTTTTACCAGAAAAAGAACCAGACAGTTAAAGACTTGGGTGAGTTTCAATCCTGATTACACTGCTGATAGACTCTGGCTTTGCATTTTCTACCATGTCTAATCTCACATTGAAGCATGTATATACTTTAAATGACAGACATagaaaactggttttgatttttttaatttattggggggggggggggtgtccatgcTTTTCAGATgtgcattttacattttatttaactCTTAGGAATACATTATCATGTGGAAACAAATAGCATATTTAACATTTTACAGTGTTGAACAATAATTTTATGTGGTCTGTGGCATGAAATTATACAAGGTAGAACTTCAGATGTTATAAAATTGCTTTGTAAATGCTCTTTGAGGAGTATTTTGCAGGACTACTTACTTCATGTTCTAATAACATGATGTGTATAAAGCTGCCTTTAAGCTTTGTAGTCTTCCTTATACATGACAGCTTTTTGCCTGTCATCCTTGGAGTAGAAAAGACCATCCCCCATGATACTTGGGTTTCCCTTATTGTGGTGTTTGGGGATTTAGTTTGTTGTCTCTGAGGACAGAGAGCAGCCTTGCTCAGCTCATTAATGAGAGTGGTTTGACTGAAATCCAGAGTGAGATGGAGGAGCTGAACAAGGAGCAATAGTCACTGTGACTTCTTGTCCAAGAGCTAGGTAGGTCATTAAACGAGACTCACAGGCAGCAGGTTCAGGACCAACAAATGCAACTATCTGCTCAGCATTAGGCTGTGGAAAGGCTTGTcacaggatgttgtggatgcGATGTACGGGTTTACATGGATTCAGTGGCAACTCAACAGTTGCTACAGGGTTCATAGATACAGAAGCGTGATCTTCAATTGAAGGAATATTAAGGTTTGATCCTGGAATCACAGGGCTACAAGGGAGATTGGAAGATTGTAATGCAGTCCATGGTTTTAGACAATAAAAACTTTGATAAAGTTTAAttgatgaaaataatttgataAGTAATTCATCTTTTCTTCACTTGTCCAGATCAGATGAAGCTACAGATGATATGGCCAAAGTCAAAACAGTGCATGAACTGATGAGAAACAGCATTGCCTTCTGAGAACATTAGCTTCCTAGTTGCTGGGAATCCTAAGTGTGACTTTACTACCAAAAGAGACCCTGACATAATGTGATCATTGAGCAGAGTTTTcaagaatggaaaagcaaaggaCCCCGCTAGCTGCATCTCATAAATAAAAGTTGCCAAGATTCAGCTGAATCAAAGAATTATTCCAGCCATGGGAGAAAATGCAAGTTTTTGGGAGAGTTTGATATATGCACATCCTACATGTACCACCTGGAAGCAAGAGGCAGAGGGATCTATCTACCACCTAGCCTGTATTCTCTTTGTTGTGGGCTTCATGGGTGGAAGTGGATTCTTTGGGCTTCTCTATGTCTTCAGCTTGCTTGGATTGGGCtttctctgctcttctgtttGGGCTTGGCTGGATGTCTGTGCTGCTGATATATTCTCTTGGAATTTTATACTGTTTGCTATATGCTTCGTCCAGTTCATTTACGTTACCTACCAAGTTCGGAGTGTTTCCTTTGACAGAGAATTCCAGGAACTCTACAGCGCTCTCTTCCAGCCTCTGGGAATTTCCTTGACTGTCTTCAGGAAGATTGTCTTGTGCTGTGATGCAGAAGTGGTAACCCTGGAGAAGGAACACTGTTACGCCATGCAGGGCAAAACACCTATTGATAAACTGTCCTTGCTTGTGTCAGGCAGGTTTGTATTGGTTTGTTCAGACTTACtgcaaatatctttattttttcctccttcttgaaaacaaaagcaaaaaaaattgccTGATTTGTGTATTGTTTGTTCATTTTCCAGTGCAACAGATTAAATATTAATGCAagtaatataaatattaaaaggcTAAATACACTTGTCTAGGACAGCACTAGCATAAAAACACTAAGCACAAAATCTGTAATAGCataaagaaaaggattttaagtCATTCTTTTCCAGACCGCTGTATCGTAGCACTTAACAGGTTAGGCAGATAAAGGGAACAAATATATGCTTCAGTCTTCAGGCTATGGTTTGCTATCCATCTACTGCCTAGCTGATGAAGAAAGcatctttcttattttattttgctagtaTCATCTGAAACAGGACGAAAAGGTAGTTATGAAAATGAATATACTGAGAAAAACTCTATTAACAGAGATCTTGACTTTGATACAGTTTGTATTTGGTTGCTTTCTtgggggtgggagaagagagggagTAAGGGAGAGCAGAAGGCCTAAAAGCACCCTTCCATTACAAGAGGACATAGTTGAGCCCTATCAAGATTTGCAGAACTGAGTCTACAGTTATTGTATATTGTGATCGGTAGTTAGACCCTGAGGCAACAAATCCATCTGCTTGTATTCCCTGCTTGCTGGAGACCCTTCTGGCAACCTTGCTTATGCTTTCCTGAAGGAAAATACTAGCTCTTGTACTGTATACAAAGTGGTATACAGTACCGGACCACCACAAGAGTAGATGGGATACCCAGAGATGAAGGCCATGGTCTGTCTTTGATGGGATGCTTTGTAGGTGCATTTTGACAGCCTACTGCATGGACAGATGGAATTTGTAGGCACTGAAGAGGTGAAAGACCAATGCACGTAACACCATTTGCCTCCTTCACTTGAAAGCCGTGGGATATACTTCTAGGTTTGGCAAATAGGCATTTTAGAGGGAACAAAGTGGCAAAAGCAGGGAGTAGGAAGCAGGAGTTCCCCACAGCGTGTGTTGGGTAGGGTTCTCTCAATGTTTAACAGGATTACATGGCCACAGAACTGTCTCTGGAGCCAGGAGAACAGCATGGAGGTATGGGTTCTCTGTGGGAATGCTGTGGCCTTCTGcagatgccaaagaaaaattttctttctactttttaaatcatatttaagTCTGAAGACACACAAGCAGAAACGTATGATTAAACCTCATGAgcgaaaagaaaaaagcaagctataGGAGTCCCCTTTTGCACCAAGATTAATGCTTCTTACAAAATCAGAAGCAGCAGCCCTATACTGCATGAAGAAGGGTAGCAGGAACTCCCTGCATGATTACTAACTGGCTGGGCATGTAGAAGAATGGACACCTCTCCTTCAGCATGACTATGACCAAAAGCAAACTCCACGTGGTACTTTCTAGACAGCTGCCAAGAATGCTCTGAACCAGGGTGTCACTAAGGACAAGTACCTAAAATCCGTATGTTTCATTGCAAGTAGTCCTAAATTAGCTGGCCTTTTCATGACAAAGCTTGTACATCGCTGCACGGACCTGCCGTAGAGAGAATAATGTGACTTGAATAAGGCCTGGAAAGATTTCCATTTCAGCTGCACGATTGTCTTGTGTTCTCTTTCAACTGGCCTGTTCaagttgt
It includes:
- the POPDC3 gene encoding popeye domain-containing protein 3, with translation MGENASFWESLIYAHPTCTTWKQEAEGSIYHLACILFVVGFMGGSGFFGLLYVFSLLGLGFLCSSVWAWLDVCAADIFSWNFILFAICFVQFIYVTYQVRSVSFDREFQELYSALFQPLGISLTVFRKIVLCCDAEVVTLEKEHCYAMQGKTPIDKLSLLVSGRIRVTVDGEFLHYIFPLQFLDSPEWDSLRPTEEGIFQVTLTAETDCRYVAWRRKKLYLLFAKHRFISRLFSILIGSDIAEKLYALNDRVHVGKGFRYDIRLPNFYHVSLSETPPVQPSHHLQRGSPRRKPTGVTNCGSFSTQS